A window of Negativicoccus succinicivorans genomic DNA:
TAAAAAGTGATTTCAGTAAAATTTTTATTTTTCTTTATTTTCCACTTGAAGTGTTGCCTGCCTGTGCTATAATTAGTGAAATATCTATTAAGGGGTGATGAAAATGCGAGGACAGACCATTTCTCGCTCTGCCTATGTATCCATAGGCCTCATGTTATTTGCATTATTTTTCGGAGCGGGAAACTTGATTTTCCCGGCCTCTCTGGGACAAAATGCCGGCTTGAATTTTCCGGAAGCGATTCTGGGCTTTTTAGTTACCGGCGTCGGTCTGCCTTTGTTGGGCGTTATGGCCATCGGCTACTCCGGCAGTCGCGACCTGCAGGATCTTTCGTCGCGTGTCCATCCTGTCTTCGGTCTTTTATTTACGATTTTATTGTACCTGACGATTGGACCGTTTTTCGCCATCCCGCGTACGGGAACGGTATCGTATGAAATCGGCATCAAACCGTTTTTGGGCGCAGGCACGGGCAATTTGGAATTATCGATTTTTCTCGCCGTGTTCTTCGGTATTTCGTGGTGGTTCTCCATTTCACCGGCCAAGCTCGTTTCGCGTATCGGTAAAGTATTGACGCCGCTCTTACTTTTATTCCTCGGCATACTGATCGTGAAGTCCCTTCTCTCGCCGATCGGACCGATGCAGGCTCCGACGCCGACATACGCTACTTCCGGTCTGGCGTTTACGCAGGGCTTCCTGGACGGTTACAACACGATGGATGCGTTGGCGTCCTTGGTCTTCGGGATCATCATCGTCAAATCCGTCAAACAGTACGGCGCGGAATTTGAACGTGATATCGCGGCGGCTACGTTTAAATCCGGCTTGATTGCCGCGATCTGCCTGGGCGTTGTCTACGTCTTTATCGGCAACATCGGGGCGACCAGCGTCACCGGCATCGGCATGCAGGAAACAGGCGCGCCGGTTCTCTCGCTTTCGACGCAATTTTACTTTGGCGATCCGGGCGCATTCATTTTGGCTATCATCGTCATCTTGGCGTGTCTGACGACAAGCATCGGTTTGATTACGTCCTGCTCGACGTATTTCAACGAATTGGTACCGGCGCTTTCGTATCGCGTGTGGGTGAGCATCTTCTCCGTATTCTCCGCGGTAATCGGCATGTTTGGTTTGTCGACGATCATTTCCGCGGCGATTCCGGTGCTGATGTTCCTGTATCCCTTGACGATGGTTATGATGTCGCTGACGTTTTTGGCACCGCTTTTTGACAATCGCCAAGCGGGCTACTTTATTACCCAACTCTTTACATTGGTTCCAGCGCTCTATGACGGGTTGCGTACCGCCGGTTTTGAAATGCCGGCTCTCACGCACTGGATGGAAGCGAATTTACCGTTATTCGGTTATGGTTTGGGCTGGGTATCGTTTGCAGTCGTCGGCTTCATTCTGGCGCTCTGCTATGTGAAATTCGTAAAAAAAGCACCGACAACTGTCTAGTCGATAAAAAACCGGTCGGAAACTTTCCGGCCGGTTTTTGTGTGCTCTATTTTAAAATCGGTGGATATCTGCTAAAATAAAGACACATTTACACGGAGTTGTCCACCAACTTATCCTCATTGTCCACAGCATTAAACCCTTGTTTTACAATACTTTTACTTTTATTTCCACCATTTTCACGGAGAATTTTATGACCGATATTTTTGACTTTTGGGAAGCCGTACTTGCCCGACTGGGCGAACGGATTTCCCCGGAGATGTTGAACTGGCTCATGTCGCATGTCTTGCCGCTGACATTAACGGAAGACACATTGACGGCGCAAGTGAGTAAACCGTTTTTAAAAATTTGGCTCGAAAAAAATCTCTTAAGCGATTTGCAGGCGACTGTCAACGAAGTGGCCGCACGGCCGCTTACATTGCAAATCACCTTGCCCCAAGCGACGGACGTACCGATACCGCCGTTGCCGTCGACAAACACCACGGAAACTTTTACATTGCCCGAACCTCCGGTGCCGGTATTCCACAAACCGACACCAACCGGCGTGCAGGAAACCTCGCCGAGCACTACTCCGGCCGCCGCAGTACAAATCCCCGCAGCGCCGAAAAGTGAGTACAACTTCGGCAAGCATTCGATTCCCATCGATCCCGCTTGTACCTTTGATAATTTTATTGTTTCCAATTCCAATACTTTGGCGCGCAGCGCGGCATTCGCCGTCGCACAACAACCGGCGCAATATCAAAACCCGTTGTTCATTTACGGGCCATCGGGACTCGGCAAGACCCACTTGATGCATGCCATTTGCAATTATGTGCGCGCCCACACGCCGGAAAAGAAATTTTTATTTCTCACGAGCGAAGATTTTACCAATGATTTCATTTCCGCTCTGACGCAAAAAGGAGTGGAGCACAACCGCGCCTTTCGGGAAAAATATCGTTCCGTCGATTATCTGCTCATCGATGACGTGCAATTTTTCGGGAAAAAAGACGGCACGCAGTTGGAGTTTTTTCACACGTTCAATGAACTACTGAACAGTAAAAAACAAATCGTCATGACCTGCGACCGGTTACCGGAAAATATGGAGAAGGTCGAACAGCGACTGATTTCGCGTTTCCGCATGGGCCTGGTCGTCGAAATACAGCCGCCAGATTTTGAAATCCGCAGCGCCTATTTACAGAAAAAAGCAGCCGCCGCGGAAATTTCCATGCCGACGGATGTCGTATCGTTTCTCGCGGAAAATTTTACCGAAGATTTTCGGGAACTGGGTGGCGTATTTAATCGCATCGCCACATTACAGTCATTATCACCGGAACCGATTACGGTCGAGTGGGCACAGCAACAGCTGGCCGATATACTGCCGGCGGAACGCCGCATTATTTTGAATCCGGATATTATCATCAACGAAGTCGCAAGCTTTTATAAAATTCGCCGTGATAAACTCGTCGGCAAAACACGTCCGAAAAATATCGTTTTCCCGCGGCAAATCGCCATGTTCCTCTGCCGTGACATGTTGGATTTATCCTTTAAAGAAATCGCGGCGGCATTCAACAAAAATGACCACACGACCGTCATGCACGCTTACGACAAAATTTATAAAGAACTGCAAACCAATATCAAGCTGCAGGAAGAGATGCAACAGATCCGACAATTTCTGACCGGCGGATAACAAGCGGATGAAGAGCGAAAATGACGTGGATAATTCCGGATGTTATCCACTTTACCGGCAGGCATGATGGATAAGGAGCGCAATTTTATCTTTTATCCACCGACTTATTCACATCGATGCGAATAACATTTACAAGCTTTGACCGGATTATCCACTTTTCCACCGCGTCTACTACTACTGCTATTATTTAACTGTAAACAATCAAAACATCGCCATCGTAAGGAGGCCATCATGAAATTATCGTTACCCACCCAAGCTTTACAATCGGCATTGGATCAAGTAAGCCGTGCCGCCGCACCGAAAGTCGGTAATAATGCGTATGCGGGAATTTTATTAAGCGCTGCCGACAATATGTTGGAAATACAGGCGACGGATTACCAGGTCAGTGTACGGGTCCGCACGCCAGCGACAGTCACCGAACCCGGTGAAACGGTCGTATTGGCCGCGTATTTGCCGGAATTGATCAAAAAGTTGCCGGCGGGCACGGTAGAAATCCAAAGTCAGACCGGCGCATCCACATTATTGATTCGTGCGGGGCGCAGTGAAAATGAAATGGTAACCGGCGTCGCGGGCGAATTTCCCCGTTTGGATGAATTGGATCATCCGCAACAATTCACGTTGCCGAGCGATCAGCTGCGCGATATGTATAGTCTGACGCAATTCGCTGTCGCGGGTGACAACCAACGTCCGATTTTCAGCGGCATTTTGCTGGAGGCGGGGGAGAAAGCGGCGCGCATGGTCGCTACCGATACGCACCGGTTGGCATTGCGGGAAGTGGTGTTGGCGGATGCGTTGGCGCAGCCGGTGCGTTTGGTGATTCCCGAACGCGTGCTCGCCGATGTGGTGCGTTTGTTACCGACAAATGAACCGGTCGACGTGACGATTTCCTGGCACCGTGATTATGTCGCGTTCGAATTTGCGGGCGTATACTTCATGTCCAATTTGATCGCGGGTGAATTTCCTGATTATGAACGCGTGTTTCCGGCACGTTTTGATGCGAAGGCGATCATCGATCGGCGCGAATTTACCGCGGCATTGGAACGCGCAGCGTTAATTTCGCGCAACATGGCGTACAAAACCGTTACCTTAAAATGGGGCGACGGCAGTGTGGAAATCAGCGCGACGAGCGCCGAAGTGGGAAGCACGGAAGAAACATTACCGGTGAACTATGAGGGAGAAGCATTGGAAATCGTGTTCAACTGTTTCTACCTGCTCGATATTTTAAAACGTTCGACAGGCGATAAAATTACCCTACATATCCTGCAAAACGGACCGATGCTTGTGGAACAGGAAAACGATCCGGATTACCGCTATGTGGTCACGCCGATGCGAGGGCATTAAGATGCGAGAAATTACGATTCATACGTCTTTTATTGCGTTAAATGAACTGTTGAAACTCGCCGGCGTGGTCGGTTCGGGGGCGGAGGCGAAAGGATTGATCCGCAGCGGTGAAGTTTGGGTCAACGGCGAACCTTGCACCGTAGTTCGCAAAAAAATTACCGCCGATGATCGCGTCGATGTGCCCGATCAGGGAAGTTTCACGGTTGTGTCCGAAGTATGAAAATCGCCACCGTTGCGGTGACGGATTTTCGCAGCTATGCGGAATATTCGCTGACGCTTTCCGCTCCGACGACATTGCTTTACGGCCCGAACGGTTGCGGCAAAACGAATCTTTTGGAAGCGATGTACTTGGCTTCCGTGGGAAAATCACCGCGCACGAGTCATGATCGGCTGATGATTCGGCACAACGCGGAGAGCGCCGCCGTTCGGGTCGATTTTACGCGCCATGAAGTAGCGCAAAAAATCCAAATCAATGTATATAAAAATAAACGCAAAGAAATGTGGATCAATGCGACGCCGGTTCGCCAAAAAGAATTGGTCGGGACATTGCATACCGTTTATTTCGGACCGGATGATTTGCAGTTGATCAAAGGCAGTCCGCAGGGGCGCCGCCGTTTTTTGGATTTGAGTTTGGCGCGGGCGAATTCGCTCTATTATGATGCGTTACTGCGTTACAATCGGATTTTGGCGCAACGCAATCAACTGCTGAAAGCGCAGCGGGCGGTGGATTTGGCACCGTGGGACGAGCAGCTGGCGACGCAGGCCGTCTATATTACCAACGCGAGAATGCAGGCGCTGGAGGAGTGGAATAGGCTGGTCGGACCGACTTCGCAAACCTGGTCGGCCGGAGATCTCAACGTGCATTTGAAATACCTGCGTTTCTATGCCAAATGTGAAGACATTTCCAAAGAGGAGTATTTACATCTATATAAAGAAACGCTGGAACGTGATTTGAAAAGCGGTTTTACCTCCATCGGACCGCATCGTGCCGATGTGGTGTTTTACCATGAGGATAAAAATTTGGCCGATTACGGATCGCAGGGCGAGCAGCGGCTCGCCATTTTGGCGTTAAAATTATCCGAGACCACGTATTTAAAAGAACATGTCGGCGAATTGCCCGTACTGTTGTTGGACGATGTCCTCAGCGAACTCGATGAGGAACGGCAACAGGAACTGTTACGCTGGACTGCCGACCGACAATTGCAATTGATCATGACCGCCGCGTATCGTCCGAACCGTTTGCCGGAACCGGTCGATATGCGTTGCTTGGAGAAATCCCATGGCGCATAATTTGAATTCTTTACAACAGGCGCTTGCCGTTTGGACGGAACAATGGAAAGACCAGCCGCAAATGCAGTTGTACCGATTGCAGGAAAGTTGGCCCGAAGTCGTCGGCAAAATACTGGCGAAAAAATCCTTTATCGGTAAGTATGACGGCGTGACGGTCACGGTACTTGCGGATAATTCAGTCTGGCTGAATGAACTTTTTATTCAGCGGGAAAAAATTATTAAAAAATTGGTCGATCGATTTCCGGAATACACCATCACGGATTTAAAATTTCGCACCGGTCGTCGCGCGCAACAGGCGCCAAAAAAAGCGGCGGAAAAACGGACACAGGAGCATATTCCCGCATTGACCGCGGCGCAGAAAGAAGAAGTGGCTGCGTTTTTTACGGCGGTACCGGATCCGGCTTTAAAACAATCGCTGATTCATTTGCGCGAACGGCAGCTGGCGCTGGAATTGGCGCGACGGGAAGCGGGTTTTGTACCGTGCGGGGTTTGCCACCAGTTGACGGACGCGGTCGACGGTACTTGTGAAATGTGCAAGTTGCGGGCGCAGGCGCAAGAACGTCACGCCGTCACCCGCTATCTGAAAGAGCATCCGGCCGCGTCGTATCGGGATGTCATCGCGGCTGTGGGCACGAGCGAGAGCATGTATGCGCAGTCGCGGCAATACTTGATCTATCGGACGCTCGATCATATCTATCATCGTGTAGAAACAGCGGCGGAGCAGGTCATGCTCGCGAGTTTACTCACCGGTATCGAACCGCAGGAACTGACGGAGGATCATGTTCGCAATCTTTTGGCGAAGTTTGTGCGTAAAGCGGAAGATAAATGACGTAAAATAAAAAATAAGAGGATTTTATTCGTATCGATACTTACCCCATACAAAAATCAAAATAGGCCCATTATGGGCTTATTTTGATAAAATAAGTGTATTTTTAAAATTATTTATAGTATACTGTATATAATTAAGATAAAAATTTTGAAAAGGGGAAACTATGGCAGAAAATACTCGTAAAACCGGTTACGGCGCGCAGGATATTCAGGTCCTGGAAGGGTTGGAGGCCGTTCGCAAACGTCCGGGGATGTACATCGGCGACACATCGACGCGCGGTCTGCATCATTTGGTCTATGAAGTTGTGGATAACTCTATCGACGAAGCGTTGGCCGGTTTCTGTACTCATATTGAAGTTACGATTCATCAAGATAACAGCGTGACGGTGGTCGATGACGGTCGCGGTATTCCTGTCGATATGCATAAAACCGGTCGCCCCGCGATCGAAGTCGTGTTGACGGTGCTTCACGCTGGCGGTAAATTCGGCGGCGGCGGCTACACGATTTCCGGCGGTTTGCACGGCGTCGGCGTATCTGTTGTTAACGCCTTGTCTGAAAAAATGGACGTGCAGGTTTGGCGTGACGGTAAAACGCATGAAATCGCTTTTGTCCGCGGTCATATCAGCGAGCCTTTGCATTCCTACGGCCATGTCGAAACGACCGGCACCAAAGTTACCTTTTTACCGGATAAAGAAATTTTCACGGAGGGCGTGGAATTTTCGTTCGACACGCTCGCATCGCGTTTCCGCGAACTCGCGTTCTTAAATAAAGGCTTACGCATTACGTTAACGGACGAACGCGACGATGAAAAATATTCCGAAAGCTACCATTACGAAGGCGGTCTGAAATCTTTCGTCAAATATTTAAATACGAATAAATCAACAATTCATCCGAATGTGATTGATTTTGAAGGGGATCGCGACGGCATTTTTATCGAAATCGCCATGCAGTACAATGACGGTTTCAGTGAAAATGTTTACTCCTTTGCCAACAATATCAATACCATTGAAGGCGGTACGCATTTATCCGGTTTCCGCGCCGCGTTGACGCGCACGATTAACGACTATGCGCGGCGTTCCGGTCTGATTAAGCAAAATGAAGAAAATCTTTCCGGTGACGACGTGCGCGAAGGTTTAACCGCCGTCATCAGCGTGAAAGTTCCCAATCCGCAGTTCGAAGGTCAGACGAAAACGAAACTCGGCAACAGCGAAGTCAAAGGCATTGCCGATACGTTGATTTCGGAAGGATTGCACATTTATCTGGAAGAACATCCGGTCGACGGCAAAAAAATTATTGAAAAGGCATTGCTTGCCAGTCGCGCGCGGGAAGCGGCTCGTAAAGCTCGTGAACTGACGCGCCGTAAAAACGCGCTCGAAGTTTCGAGTTTACCCGGTAAACTTGCCGACTGCTCCGAACGCAATCCGGAAATGACGGAAATTTATCTTGTCGAAGGTGACAGCGCGGGAGGTTCCGCAAAATCCGGCCGCGATCGTCGCTTCCAAGCGATTTTGCCCCTGCGCGGTAAAATTTTGAACGTTGAAAAAGCGCGTTTGGATCGCATTTTGAATAATGAAGAAATTCGTTCGATGATCACGGCGTTCGGTACCGGCATCGGACAGGAATTTGATCTCAGTAAATTGCGTTACTATAAAATTATCATCATGACGGATGCCGATGTCGACGGCGCGCATATTCGTACCTTGTTGTTGACATTCTTCTACCGCTACCTCACTCCGTTACTGGAAGAAGGGCACATTTATATCGCGCAGCCACCGCTATACCAATTGCGTAAAGGACGCAGCAAATGGTACATGTACAGTGACGAAGAATTGGCGCAAAAACTCGATGAGATCGGTCGGGAAAATATCACCGTGCAACGTTACAAAGGTCTCGGCGAAATGGACTCGGAACAACTTTGGGATACGACGATGAATCCGCAGTATCGCACGCTGTTGCAGGTCGGTATGGAAGATGCCATGGCGGCGGATCGGATTTTTACCGTATTGATGGGAGACAAAGTCGAACCGCGGCGGCGTTTCATTCAGGAAAACGCGAAAAATGTTACCAACCTCGATTTATAAAAAACGGCTTCGGCCGTTTTTTTGTGCGATCTTTCAGTTAAATTTGCACGGTGATTCAGATGGATCCGTTCACATATGACAAAACAGCACTGACGAAAGAGAAACAGAAATCGACGGAAGGTTTATTAGTACCAGATATAGAAACAAAAAGTAATATACTATTAACCATCTACTATATACGCACATTACGTTATTAAAATATTCTCTAAATCAATGGAAACCGGAGAAAAAATGATGAAGTACGGGGAAAAATAATGAAGTACGTGGAAAAATAATAATCAAAAGGAATTTTTGCGGAAAAAAGTATTTTGGCTTGCATTTTCAGACCTTAATGCTATAATTGAACTAATTAAAAAAAGGAAAAGAAGGTGATGACAGATGGCGGAACCTAATTTGACAGACGGCTATCTTCCGGGAGAAGAAACGGCTCCGAAATTGAAACGCAGTCTGAAAGCACGTCATATGAATATGATCGCCATTGGCGGCGCCATCGGTACCGGTCTCTTCGTAGCCGGTGGGGAATCCGTTTCCCAAGCGGGTCCGGGCGGCGCGCTGCTCGCGTATTCGCTCATCGGTATCATGGTGTATTTCTTGATGACGAGCTTGGGTGAAATGGCCACTTACATGCCGGTTTCCGGTTCGTTCGGAACGTACGCTGCACGGTTTGTGGATGAGGCATTCGGATTTGCGCTCGGTTGGAACTATTGGTTCAACTGGGCCATTACATTGGCGGCGGAACTGGTCGCCAGCGCTCTGATCATGAAATATTGGTTTCCCGATACGCCGTCCATTGTCTGGAGCGCGTTGTTCTTTGTTCTGATCTTCGGCTTAAACTATATGTCAACGCGCTTATTCGGTGAAAGTGAATTTATTTTTGCCGGCGTGAAAGTCATGACCGTCATCGTGTTTCTCTTTGTCGGCGCATTGTTGATCCTCGGTATCGGCGCCGAATCGCCCGGATTTACCAACTGGACGGTCGGAGAGGCGCCGTTTGTCGGCGGCTGGGCGGCCGTTCTCGGCATTTTCATGATCGCCGGTTTTTCGTTCCAGGGCACGGAAATGATCGGTGTCGCGGCGGGTGAATCGGAAAACCCGAAAGAAAACGTACCGAAAGCGGTCAACACCATTTTCTGGCGCATCCTGTTGTTTTATCTCGGTGCTTTCACGGTCATCGGTTTCCTGATTCCGTATACGGATCCCAACCTTTTAAACAGTTCGGTGGAAAACATCGCGATCAGTCCGTTTACGCTCGTCTTTGAACATTTCGGTTTGCCGGCCGCGGCGGGCATTTTGAATGCCGTTATTTTGACAGCGGTACTTTCGGCGGGCAACTCGGGCGTGTATGTATCGACTCGTATGCTGTACGCGTTGGCCGCGGAAGGCAAAGCGCCGAAAGTGTTTCTGAAAGTCAATAAACGCGGTATTCCGACCAATGCGTTGTTTGCGACGGCCGTGTTTGGTATCGCCGCATTCCTTACGAGCTTCATCGGTGACGGCGCCACATACAACTGGCTGATCAATATCAGCGGTATGGCGGGATTCATTACCTGGGTCGGCATCGCGATTTGTCACTATCGCTTCCGTCGCGCGTATATTCGCCAAGGTTACGATTTAAATGATTTGCCGTATAAAGCGTCGCTGTATCCTTTCGGCCCGATCTTCGCGCTGGTCTTGTGCCTGATTGTCATGGCGGGGCAGAACTACACCGCCTTTACCGGTCAGAAAATTGACTGGTACGGTGCCAGTGTCGCGTACGTCGGCATTCCGGTATTCCTTGCCGTGCATTTTTGGTACAAAATGAAACACAAAACGAAATTAATTCCGTTGGAAGAAGTCAATTTGGATCCGCATGACGACGAATTGCTCGCGCAAAGCGGCGAAGAAGTTGACGCTTGAATGAACATAAAAACGATCCCGAAAGGGATCGTTTTTATTATACAAAAAGTTAAACAATGAAAGAAAAAGAAATAATAATTCGCCATTTACAAGGCCGATTGCTATAATATATCTAAACAAAAAAATCGCCGTGGCAAAAAGACGATAGATGGAGGCAGCATAATGAAGCATTGGTGGCAATGGTTAATGTTGACGATATTATGTTTGGCGGTGTGCGGATGCGGCAAAAGTTCGACAGCCGAAGTACCGCCGCCATTGGTTAAAACGATGACGATCGGCGCGACGGAAACCGCGGCGGAACATTCGTTTTCCGGCACGGTGCATGGTCGCACGGAATCTCCTTTAGGATTTCAAATTCCGGGAAAAATCGTGCATAAATTCGTGCAGTCCGGCGATCGTGTCCAAACGGGCGATCCCTTATTCTCGTTAGATGCGAATGATGTGGAAGCGCAAGTCGACGCGGCGCAGGGACAGGCCGACGCCGCCGCCGCGCAATTGGAACTCGCGAATAAAACACTCGCGCGCATGGAAACTCTCTATGCGCAAGACGCGATTTCGGCGCTGAAAATTGACGAAGTGCGCAGTAAACAGCAGTTGGCGCAAGCGCAGCACGATCAGGCGCAGGCCGCTTTATATCGGGCGCAAAATCAAGCGTCGTTTGCCACTTTGCGGGCGGATCGTGACGGTGTTGTCGGCATGATCATGGCGGAAATCGGCCAGGTCGTCAGCGCGGGTATGCCGGTCGTGGCGATCGTTGATAACAGCAGTTTGGATGTACAGATTTCCCTTACGGAAAAAAATATTTCCGATTATCCGGTGGGCAGCTCCGCCGAAGTGACATTCTGGGCGTTACCGGACCAAAAATCGACGGCGGTAATGCGCGAAGTTTCACCGGCGCCGAATCCGAAAACGGGAACCTATGACGCGAAGTTGACGCTCAGCGATCCGCCGGCGCAATTGGCGCTCGGCAGTACGGCCGAAGTGCATTTCACGGGCGCGTCCGGCGAGCAGATACTGGTACCTTTGAGCGCGCTTGCGCCGCAATCCAAAACACCGGCCGTTTGGGTCGTGCGGGATGAAAAAGTCACTCTTGTCAACGTAACGACAGGGGCGTACCGAGGCGATCAGGTGGAAATTACCTCCGGTCTCAATAAAGGGGATCGAGTCGTTGTTGCCGGTGCGCAAAATCTGACGGAAGGGCAAGCGGTCCGGATATGAAATCATTTAACTTAGCGCGATGGGCGGTCAAACACCGCCCCATCGTTTACTTTTTTATCGTTTCGATCTTAATCGCCGGCATCGTGAGTTTCTTTGACTTGGGTCGGCGCGAAGATCCCGACTTTTCGATTCGCTCGATGACGATCGCCGCGGCTTGGCCGGGCGCGACCGCCGAGCAGATGAACGAACAGGTCACCGATAAGATCGAGCAGAAATTGCAAGATACGCCGGGGCTTGATTACATCAAAAGCTTCACCAACGGGGACACCACGGTTATTTACGTTTGGTTGCGCGAAGATCTTCCCAAAGAAAGCGTGCGGCCGACCTGGACCGATGTGCGCAATCTCACCAATGACGTTTGGCGCGAGCTCCCGAAAGGGGTCGTCGGTCCGTTCATGAATGATCGGTTTGATGATGTTTACGGCTCGATTTACGCGCTCACCGGGGATGATTTTTCCTACGAGGAAAAACGGGAATACGCGGAAACACTGCGTCGTGAGCTTTTGAAAATTCCCGAAGTGCAAAAAGTAAAATTGCTCGGTGTCCAGGAGCAGACGATTTATATCGAAATGGAAGAAGCGAAACTGGCGCAGCTCGGTATCGATCCGCGCATGGTCTTCCAAATGTTGCAGCAGCAGGGCACATTGTTGCCCGCTGGCTCTGTGCGTACCGGTTCGCATAATGTCGCGTTGCGCATCACGGGACTTTTAGATTCCGCGGAAGCCATTCAAAATTTGTCCATTCACATGGGTGAACGCTCCATTCGTCTCGGTGATATCGCGACCGTCAAGCAGGCGTACGCCGATCCGCAAAATCCGGTCATGATGTTCAACGGTAAAGAAGCCGTCGGCATTGCGATCTCCATGGCGCCGGGCGGGAACGTTTTGAATCTCGGCGATGAATTGACGGAGGCGATCGCGCAGTATAAAAATGATTTGCCGGTAGGATTGGAGATCGGTCAGGTCACCAACCAGCCGGAAGTCGTCACCGGCGCGATCAACGAATTTACACGAGCGCTTGCCGAGGCGATCGTGATTGTATTGCTGGTCAGCTTCCTCGCGCTGGGGTGGCGCTCCGGCGCGGTCGTCGCGCTGTGTATTCCGGTCGTTGTCGCGGCTACCTTCGTTATCATGCATTACTTCGCAATTGATTTGCAGGTCGTCTCCTTAGGCGCGCTCATCATTTCTCTCGGTCTTTTGGTCGATGACGCTATCATCGTCGTGGAAATGATGCAACGCAAACTGGAAGAGGGCGTGGATCGGTTGCACGCGGCGACCGCGGCCTATGAAATCACCGCGTTTCCGATGCTTTCCGGCACGCTGATTACCGCCGCCGCGTTTATCCCGATCGGTCTTGCCAAAGGGATTGTCGCCGAATACACGGAGAGCCTTTTTTCCGTCACCGCGATCGCGCTTATCATTTCCTGGTTCGCCTCCGTACTCGTTAGCCCCGTATTGGGCTATAAAATGATTAAGGTGACACCGCCGGATGAACAAAAGGAAACCCGTTGGGGCGCGTTCCAGAAGAAGTTATTAAACGGATTT
This region includes:
- the brnQ gene encoding branched-chain amino acid transport system II carrier protein — its product is MKMRGQTISRSAYVSIGLMLFALFFGAGNLIFPASLGQNAGLNFPEAILGFLVTGVGLPLLGVMAIGYSGSRDLQDLSSRVHPVFGLLFTILLYLTIGPFFAIPRTGTVSYEIGIKPFLGAGTGNLELSIFLAVFFGISWWFSISPAKLVSRIGKVLTPLLLLFLGILIVKSLLSPIGPMQAPTPTYATSGLAFTQGFLDGYNTMDALASLVFGIIIVKSVKQYGAEFERDIAAATFKSGLIAAICLGVVYVFIGNIGATSVTGIGMQETGAPVLSLSTQFYFGDPGAFILAIIVILACLTTSIGLITSCSTYFNELVPALSYRVWVSIFSVFSAVIGMFGLSTIISAAIPVLMFLYPLTMVMMSLTFLAPLFDNRQAGYFITQLFTLVPALYDGLRTAGFEMPALTHWMEANLPLFGYGLGWVSFAVVGFILALCYVKFVKKAPTTV
- the recF gene encoding DNA replication/repair protein RecF (All proteins in this family for which functions are known are DNA-binding proteins that assist the filamentation of RecA onto DNA for the initiation of recombination or recombinational repair.), which translates into the protein MKIATVAVTDFRSYAEYSLTLSAPTTLLYGPNGCGKTNLLEAMYLASVGKSPRTSHDRLMIRHNAESAAVRVDFTRHEVAQKIQINVYKNKRKEMWINATPVRQKELVGTLHTVYFGPDDLQLIKGSPQGRRRFLDLSLARANSLYYDALLRYNRILAQRNQLLKAQRAVDLAPWDEQLATQAVYITNARMQALEEWNRLVGPTSQTWSAGDLNVHLKYLRFYAKCEDISKEEYLHLYKETLERDLKSGFTSIGPHRADVVFYHEDKNLADYGSQGEQRLAILALKLSETTYLKEHVGELPVLLLDDVLSELDEERQQELLRWTADRQLQLIMTAAYRPNRLPEPVDMRCLEKSHGA
- a CDS encoding DUF721 domain-containing protein, producing MAHNLNSLQQALAVWTEQWKDQPQMQLYRLQESWPEVVGKILAKKSFIGKYDGVTVTVLADNSVWLNELFIQREKIIKKLVDRFPEYTITDLKFRTGRRAQQAPKKAAEKRTQEHIPALTAAQKEEVAAFFTAVPDPALKQSLIHLRERQLALELARREAGFVPCGVCHQLTDAVDGTCEMCKLRAQAQERHAVTRYLKEHPAASYRDVIAAVGTSESMYAQSRQYLIYRTLDHIYHRVETAAEQVMLASLLTGIEPQELTEDHVRNLLAKFVRKAEDK
- the dnaN gene encoding DNA polymerase III subunit beta — encoded protein: MKLSLPTQALQSALDQVSRAAAPKVGNNAYAGILLSAADNMLEIQATDYQVSVRVRTPATVTEPGETVVLAAYLPELIKKLPAGTVEIQSQTGASTLLIRAGRSENEMVTGVAGEFPRLDELDHPQQFTLPSDQLRDMYSLTQFAVAGDNQRPIFSGILLEAGEKAARMVATDTHRLALREVVLADALAQPVRLVIPERVLADVVRLLPTNEPVDVTISWHRDYVAFEFAGVYFMSNLIAGEFPDYERVFPARFDAKAIIDRREFTAALERAALISRNMAYKTVTLKWGDGSVEISATSAEVGSTEETLPVNYEGEALEIVFNCFYLLDILKRSTGDKITLHILQNGPMLVEQENDPDYRYVVTPMRGH
- a CDS encoding RNA-binding S4 domain-containing protein, coding for MREITIHTSFIALNELLKLAGVVGSGAEAKGLIRSGEVWVNGEPCTVVRKKITADDRVDVPDQGSFTVVSEV
- the dnaA gene encoding chromosomal replication initiator protein DnaA; translated protein: MTDIFDFWEAVLARLGERISPEMLNWLMSHVLPLTLTEDTLTAQVSKPFLKIWLEKNLLSDLQATVNEVAARPLTLQITLPQATDVPIPPLPSTNTTETFTLPEPPVPVFHKPTPTGVQETSPSTTPAAAVQIPAAPKSEYNFGKHSIPIDPACTFDNFIVSNSNTLARSAAFAVAQQPAQYQNPLFIYGPSGLGKTHLMHAICNYVRAHTPEKKFLFLTSEDFTNDFISALTQKGVEHNRAFREKYRSVDYLLIDDVQFFGKKDGTQLEFFHTFNELLNSKKQIVMTCDRLPENMEKVEQRLISRFRMGLVVEIQPPDFEIRSAYLQKKAAAAEISMPTDVVSFLAENFTEDFRELGGVFNRIATLQSLSPEPITVEWAQQQLADILPAERRIILNPDIIINEVASFYKIRRDKLVGKTRPKNIVFPRQIAMFLCRDMLDLSFKEIAAAFNKNDHTTVMHAYDKIYKELQTNIKLQEEMQQIRQFLTGG